One part of the Lytechinus pictus isolate F3 Inbred chromosome 3, Lp3.0, whole genome shotgun sequence genome encodes these proteins:
- the LOC129256263 gene encoding uncharacterized protein LOC129256263, which produces MASDFSGPFEQDRLNRERRHATWSCAKHNTPIKFYCEHHVIAICNICVTENHITCNNENIEDLIREMKTETDTGQRNEYLLHVQEGIKSCKRVAAFDLTLVQTAVQNAYDTKIENEKTIKREKEREINAEADEQICRINEEREAKIRFCYKYADKQIEPLEQQKNEILKEISLLKEKIENLEMDFKRKLTIIHEKIKELKQDDCDLMKNTYRILELIRSLRDEEGCQAVRKLEHILRNVRFVKGYINSSFCGRLECSNYMQWKHIKTIDVQGIENPVKVPKFVGLVGYDSIAVTNHEQTDLGLYVINLSQGTSIRAVEGSPDTYFVACSSIDRSRVACGKFSKRCTGDILDKCVTVHDDNWNLIRNIPIPRKVDYNYAYVDVGSDGKILAAIYGQSSIHIINPDNGEIEDTINFSGKEIRGRIHALSSGSIIARSGECEVTVITRNGETKSHVYDEGDFSLFRSETLTDTIFVTNWNKTSGRCTVGQMSSDGEIKVKGEVGFNDPSTSFYRSACLVTPSGKLVLCDEKQIFVYKKQFVL; this is translated from the coding sequence ATGGCGTCTGATTTCTCAGGGCCGTTTGAACAAGATCGACTGAACAGAGAAAGGCGACACGCAACATGGTCATGTGCAAAACACAACACGCCAATCAAATTCTACTGCGAACATCACGTGATAGCTATATGCAATATATGTGTCACTGAGAACCATATAACTTGCAACAATGAGAACATAGAGGATCTTATAAGGGAAATGAAAACAGAAACAGATACTGGACAAAGGAATGAGTATTTACTCCATGTTCAAGAAGGTATAAAATCTTGCAAAAGAGTTGCAGCTTTCGATTTGACATTGGTTCAAACAGCTGTTCAAAATGCTTACGatactaaaattgaaaatgaaaaaacaataaagcgggaaaaggaaagggaaataaatgcAGAAGCGGATGAACAAATATGCCGAATCAATGAGGAGAGGGAGGCAAAGATAAGGTTCTGTTACAAGTATGCTGATAAACAAATAGAGCCTTTGGAGCagcagaagaatgaaattcttAAGGAAATCTCGCTTcttaaagaaaaaattgaaaacttaGAGATGGACTTCAAAAGGAAGCTCACCATCATTCACGAAAAgatcaaagaattaaaacaaGACGACTgtgatttgatgaaaaataccTATCGAATCTTGGAATTGATTCGCTCATTACGTGATGAAGAAGGTTGCCAAGCAGTTAGAAAGCTGGAACACATTCTGCGCAACGTCAGGTTCGTCAAAGGCTACATCAATAGCTCTTTCTGTGGGCGACTAGAATGCTCTAATTATATGCAGTGGAAACACATCAAGACTATCGATGTACAAGGCATTGAAAATCCAGTGAAGGTGCCAAAATTTGTGGGCTTAGTGGGATACGATAGCATTGCTGTGACAAATCATGAACAAACTGATCTTGGACTATATGTAATCAATCTCAGTCAAGGCACATCTATCAGGGCAGTCGAGGGCAGTCCCGATACATACTTTGTTGCCTGTTCCTCTATCGACCGGAGCAGGGTAGCATGCGGAAAGTTCAGCAAAAGATGTACTGGGGACATTTTGGACAAATGTGTAACTGTACACGACGACAACTGGAATCTGATTCGGAACATTCCTATACCAAGAAAGGTCGATTACAATTATGCCTATGTGGATGTTGGATCAGATGGTAAGATCCTTGCCGCGATTTATGGACAGTCAAGCATCCATATCATCAACCCTGACAATGGAGAGATTGAGGACACGATTAACTTCTCAGGAAAGGAAATCCGCGGACGGATCCACGCCTTGTCATCAGGGAGCATCATCGCACGTAGTGGTGAATGCGAAGTCACCGTCATCACAAGAAATGGGGAAACAAAGTCACATGTCTACGACGAAGGGGACTTTTCCTTGTTTCGATCAGAGACTCTAACGGACACTATATTTGTGACCAACTGGAATAAGACCAGTGGAAGGTGTACCGTTGGTCAGATGTCTTCGGACGGTGAAATCAAGGTGAAAGGGGAGGTAGGTTTTAACGACCCGAGCACATCTTTTTATCGAAGTGCATGCTTGGTGACTCCGTCTGGAAAGCTTGTCTTGTGTGacgaaaaacaaatatttgtatataagaAGCAGTTTGTTCTTTAA